The following are encoded together in the Streptomyces flavofungini genome:
- a CDS encoding DUF4097 family beta strand repeat-containing protein has product MPTFDTAKPVYASVILEVGTVRITASDRADTVVDVRPSTESRPADVRAAERTRVEYANGRLLVKGPKERSLFGRGSSVDVEIALPEGSHLDVTTSMADFGATGRLGECELKTSAGDVRVEWAGAARLHTGYGQVVVDRAEGPVDVTTASGGVRLGEVGGAAVIKNSNGPTEVGEVVGDLRVKASNGTITIGHALSDVSIRTANGAIAVGEVVRGSVVVETGMGRIDVGVREGTAAWLDVRTKAGTVRQALGSSEGPGDSGETVQVRGRTGAGDIVIHRA; this is encoded by the coding sequence ATGCCAACCTTCGACACCGCCAAGCCCGTCTACGCCTCGGTGATCCTGGAGGTGGGGACGGTGCGGATCACCGCGTCGGACCGCGCCGACACCGTCGTCGACGTGCGCCCCAGCACCGAGTCGCGCCCGGCCGACGTGCGCGCGGCCGAGCGCACCCGGGTCGAGTACGCGAACGGACGGCTCCTGGTCAAGGGCCCCAAGGAACGCTCCCTGTTCGGCCGGGGCTCGTCCGTCGACGTGGAGATCGCGCTCCCCGAGGGCTCGCACCTGGACGTCACCACCTCCATGGCCGACTTCGGCGCGACCGGACGCCTCGGGGAGTGCGAGCTGAAGACCTCGGCCGGGGACGTCCGGGTCGAGTGGGCGGGCGCGGCGCGGCTGCACACCGGATACGGCCAGGTCGTCGTCGACCGCGCGGAAGGCCCCGTCGACGTCACCACCGCCTCCGGCGGGGTCCGCCTCGGGGAGGTCGGCGGCGCCGCCGTGATCAAGAACTCCAACGGCCCGACGGAGGTCGGCGAGGTCGTCGGCGACCTGCGCGTGAAGGCCTCCAACGGCACCATCACGATCGGGCACGCGCTCTCCGACGTCAGCATCAGGACGGCCAACGGCGCCATCGCGGTCGGGGAGGTCGTGCGCGGCAGCGTCGTCGTCGAGACCGGCATGGGCCGCATCGACGTCGGCGTCCGCGAGGGCACCGCGGCCTGGCTCGATGTCCGCACCAAGGCCGGGACCGTGCGGCAGGCGCTCGGCTCCTCCGAGGGTCCCGGCGACTCCGGCGAGACGGTCCAGGTGCGCGGGCGCACGGGGGCCGGGGACATCGTGATCCACCGGGCCTGA
- a CDS encoding roadblock/LC7 domain-containing protein: MSQAAQNLNWLITNFVDNTPGVSHTVVVSADGLLLAMSEGFPRDRADQLAAVASGLTSLTAGASRIFEGGSVTQTVVEMERGFLFIMSISDGSSLAVLAHPEADIGLIGYEMALLVDRAGTVLTPDLRAELQGSLLN, translated from the coding sequence ATGAGCCAGGCGGCGCAGAACCTGAACTGGTTGATCACCAACTTCGTGGACAACACCCCCGGGGTGTCCCACACCGTGGTGGTCTCCGCCGACGGACTCCTTCTGGCGATGTCCGAAGGTTTCCCGCGCGACCGAGCCGATCAGCTCGCGGCGGTCGCGTCGGGCCTGACCTCCCTCACCGCCGGGGCCTCCCGGATCTTCGAGGGCGGCTCTGTGACCCAGACCGTTGTGGAGATGGAGCGAGGATTTCTCTTCATCATGTCCATCTCCGACGGATCGTCCCTCGCCGTACTCGCCCACCCAGAAGCGGACATCGGTCTCATTGGGTACGAGATGGCACTTCTCGTCGACCGCGCGGGCACCGTCCTCACTCCGGACCTGCGCGCGGAGCTTCAGGGGAGCCTGCTCAACTAA
- a CDS encoding ankyrin repeat domain-containing protein produces the protein MKQRQQKKLSRRLFEAIWQDTPTVVRSLLRAGADPERRDGDGITPLYEASVNGRTAIVRLLLAAGAAPDTESLGSGLGADGTPLCAAACWGHTGTVRALLAHGADPNLRESRGTGWSPLRWAHQGPHPETAALLVAAGATA, from the coding sequence ATGAAACAGCGACAGCAGAAGAAGCTCTCCCGGCGGCTCTTCGAGGCCATCTGGCAGGACACCCCCACCGTCGTGCGGTCCCTGCTGCGAGCCGGGGCCGACCCGGAGCGCCGCGACGGCGACGGGATCACGCCGCTGTACGAGGCCTCCGTGAACGGCCGGACCGCGATCGTCCGGCTGCTCCTCGCCGCCGGGGCCGCCCCCGACACCGAGAGCCTCGGGTCCGGCCTGGGCGCGGACGGCACGCCGTTGTGCGCGGCGGCCTGCTGGGGGCACACCGGGACCGTGCGCGCGCTGCTCGCGCACGGCGCCGATCCGAACCTCCGCGAGAGCCGGGGCACGGGCTGGTCCCCGCTGCGGTGGGCGCACCAGGGGCCCCACCCGGAGACGGCCGCCCTGCTGGTCGCGGCGGGCGCGACGGCCTAG
- a CDS encoding YceI family protein, giving the protein MGIFSRKDDNSAPATAEAAPELGALTGEYTLDPAHTTIGFVARHAMVTNVKGSFKEFSGTLHLDGADPAASTASLDVAMDSIDTGNADRDGHLKSADFFKTDEFPQMTFRSTKAEALGGDDYRITGDLTILGTTRPLTIDLEFNGAAKDPFGNERVGFEGKAEILRSEWGLTWNAALETGGVLVSDKIKLNFDISAIKNAA; this is encoded by the coding sequence ATGGGAATCTTCAGCCGCAAGGACGACAACAGCGCCCCCGCGACCGCCGAGGCGGCCCCGGAACTCGGGGCGCTGACGGGTGAGTACACGCTCGACCCGGCGCACACGACGATCGGCTTCGTCGCCCGGCACGCGATGGTCACCAACGTCAAGGGCTCCTTCAAGGAGTTCAGCGGCACGCTGCACCTGGACGGCGCCGACCCGGCCGCGTCGACGGCCTCCCTCGACGTCGCGATGGACAGCATCGACACCGGCAACGCGGACCGCGACGGCCACCTGAAGAGCGCGGACTTCTTCAAGACCGACGAGTTCCCGCAGATGACCTTCCGCTCCACCAAGGCGGAGGCCCTCGGCGGCGACGACTACCGCATCACCGGCGACCTCACGATCCTCGGCACCACCAGGCCGCTGACCATCGACCTGGAGTTCAACGGCGCCGCGAAGGACCCGTTCGGCAACGAGCGCGTCGGCTTCGAGGGCAAGGCGGAGATCCTGCGCTCCGAGTGGGGCCTGACCTGGAACGCGGCCCTGGAGACCGGTGGCGTGCTCGTCTCCGACAAGATCAAGCTCAACTTCGACATCTCGGCGATCAAGAACGCCGCATGA
- a CDS encoding toxin-antitoxin system HicB family antitoxin, with product MNLTPYVDQLRQELAVAAEAGGEDARAIAERLIAPLESATRLTMLNVLSAAMDEITRDLAPGSVDVRLRGGDPDFVVTPAPAGEGFDAMPVDLRVSRPAAPAPAPVPEPEEGGTARINLRLPMHLKAQAEEAAAAESLSVNAWLVRTVADALKQGDPAHRPTPRGPQGAGNSYTGWAR from the coding sequence ATGAATCTCACGCCGTATGTCGACCAGCTCCGGCAGGAGCTCGCGGTCGCCGCAGAGGCCGGGGGTGAGGACGCCCGGGCGATCGCCGAGCGTCTGATCGCGCCGCTGGAGTCGGCCACCCGGCTCACCATGTTGAACGTGCTGTCCGCGGCCATGGACGAGATTACCCGAGACCTGGCCCCGGGCTCGGTCGACGTGCGTCTGCGTGGGGGCGATCCGGACTTCGTGGTGACCCCCGCCCCGGCGGGCGAGGGCTTCGACGCGATGCCCGTGGACCTGCGCGTCTCCCGGCCCGCCGCCCCGGCGCCCGCGCCCGTGCCGGAGCCGGAGGAGGGCGGCACGGCCCGCATCAACCTCCGCCTTCCGATGCACCTCAAGGCCCAGGCCGAGGAGGCCGCCGCGGCCGAGAGCCTGTCGGTCAACGCCTGGCTGGTCCGCACCGTCGCCGACGCCCTCAAGCAGGGCGACCCGGCCCACCGGCCCACGCCCCGCGGGCCCCAGGGCGCGGGCAACAGCTATACGGGCTGGGCGCGTTAG
- a CDS encoding acyl-CoA carboxylase subunit beta, giving the protein MTVLDEAGSSAGEPTDARGRVAELAEIRAQALAGPSEKATEAQHAKGKLTARERIGLLLDEGSFQEVEQLRRHRAQGFGLEAKKPYTDGVITGWGTVEGRTVFVYAHDFRIFGGALGEAHATKIHKIMDMAIAAGAPLVSLNDGAGARIQEGVSALAGYGGIFQRNTKASGVIPQISVMLGPCAGGAAYSPALTDFVFMVRDTSQMFITGPDVVRAVTGEEISQNGLGGADVHAETSGVCHFAYDDEETCLAEVRYLLAMLPQNNRENPPVAPSDDPVERRSDVLLDLVPADGNRPYDMAKVIEELVDDGDYLEVHERWARNIICALARLDGQVVGIVANQPQSLAGVLDIEASEKAARFVQMCDAFNIPIVTLLDVPGFLPGVDQEHGGIIRHGAKLLYAYCNATVPRISLILRKAYGGAYIVMDSQSIGADLTYAWPTNEIAVMGAEGAANVIFRRQIAAAEDPEAMRARMVKEYKAELMHPYYAAERGLVDDVIDPAETRAVLINSLAMLRNKHADLPSRKHGNPPQ; this is encoded by the coding sequence ATGACCGTTTTGGACGAAGCTGGATCTTCCGCGGGGGAGCCCACCGACGCGCGGGGCCGAGTGGCCGAATTGGCCGAGATCCGCGCGCAGGCGCTGGCGGGACCCAGTGAGAAGGCGACCGAGGCGCAGCACGCCAAGGGCAAGCTGACGGCGCGGGAGCGGATCGGTCTCCTCCTCGACGAGGGGTCGTTCCAGGAGGTCGAGCAGCTGCGGCGGCACCGTGCCCAGGGCTTCGGCCTGGAGGCCAAGAAGCCGTACACCGACGGTGTCATCACCGGCTGGGGCACGGTCGAGGGCCGCACGGTCTTCGTGTACGCCCACGACTTCCGGATCTTCGGCGGCGCCCTCGGCGAGGCGCACGCCACCAAGATCCACAAGATCATGGACATGGCCATCGCGGCCGGCGCGCCCCTCGTCTCCCTGAACGACGGCGCGGGCGCCCGCATCCAGGAGGGCGTCTCCGCCCTCGCCGGGTACGGCGGCATCTTCCAGCGCAACACCAAGGCCTCGGGTGTCATCCCGCAGATCTCGGTGATGCTCGGCCCGTGCGCGGGCGGCGCGGCCTACAGCCCCGCCCTGACCGACTTCGTGTTCATGGTCCGCGACACCTCGCAGATGTTCATCACGGGCCCGGACGTGGTCCGCGCGGTGACCGGCGAGGAGATCTCCCAGAACGGCCTGGGCGGCGCGGACGTGCACGCCGAGACCTCCGGCGTCTGCCACTTCGCGTACGACGACGAGGAGACCTGCCTCGCCGAGGTCCGCTACCTCCTCGCGATGCTCCCGCAGAACAACCGCGAGAACCCGCCCGTCGCGCCCTCCGACGACCCCGTCGAGCGCCGCAGCGACGTACTGCTCGACCTGGTCCCCGCCGACGGCAACCGGCCGTACGACATGGCGAAGGTCATCGAGGAACTCGTCGACGACGGCGACTACTTGGAGGTCCACGAGCGCTGGGCGCGCAACATCATCTGCGCCCTGGCCCGCCTGGACGGCCAGGTCGTCGGCATCGTCGCCAACCAGCCGCAGTCCCTCGCGGGCGTCCTGGACATCGAGGCCTCCGAGAAGGCGGCCCGCTTCGTCCAGATGTGCGACGCCTTCAACATCCCGATCGTCACGCTCCTCGACGTCCCCGGCTTCCTGCCCGGCGTCGACCAGGAGCACGGCGGCATCATCCGCCACGGCGCCAAGCTGCTCTACGCCTACTGCAACGCGACGGTGCCCCGGATCTCGCTGATCCTGCGCAAGGCCTACGGCGGCGCGTACATCGTCATGGACAGCCAGTCCATCGGCGCCGACCTGACCTACGCCTGGCCCACCAACGAGATCGCCGTCATGGGCGCCGAGGGCGCGGCCAACGTCATCTTCCGCCGTCAGATCGCCGCCGCCGAGGACCCCGAGGCCATGCGCGCCCGCATGGTCAAGGAGTACAAGGCCGAGCTGATGCACCCGTACTACGCCGCCGAGCGCGGACTCGTCGACGACGTGATCGACCCGGCCGAGACCCGCGCCGTGCTGATCAACTCCCTCGCGATGCTCCGCAACAAGCACGCCGACCTGCCCTCGCGCAAGCACGGCAACCCGCCGCAGTAG
- a CDS encoding acyl-CoA carboxylase subunit epsilon, whose protein sequence is MSTPDIRVEKGHAEPEEVAALTAILLARAAAQPTAAPTHRGRDKAGWRRLERTPGFRAPHSWQG, encoded by the coding sequence ATGAGCACTCCCGACATCCGCGTCGAGAAGGGCCACGCCGAGCCCGAGGAGGTCGCGGCCCTCACCGCGATCCTGCTCGCCCGCGCCGCCGCGCAGCCCACCGCCGCCCCCACCCACCGCGGCCGCGACAAGGCCGGCTGGCGCCGCCTCGAGCGCACCCCGGGCTTCCGCGCCCCGCACAGCTGGCAGGGCTGA
- a CDS encoding sensor histidine kinase — protein sequence MRRSKTSPASPDRDTRGNFTPPPRAAAPAADVPGDEPQAASGGRMSPRNWRVPTRLNAILLIPVLVGLVMGGFQVKGAIDTWDEARDAEATARLVRASLDYGNRLIEERDVSAAPLLKGKKNSPAVAKARKATDAAAVAFNDATKDMPDKEGLKRRLDGFRKVEPKLAGLRKAAYTSKLPGVQTEEAYVGIQHPLMEFANELGLGTGNITSYGRTVYAVSLAKAALSLQRSIGTHILTKPGPTQADLSRQKIAFSSYAYLEGIAIQEYTGGGTPQDVRKLDEAKKKLTAAGEKQSEEAAAAARAQGKKYVPMPSGEKSVALIAGLPSTQPSALVALAGKGVTAPALWNATSLKFDAYRAIEADLADKAVSEASDIADNAKTDAFITGAVVVVALLAAFVLAGLMARQMSRSMRSLRTAAFGIAEQRLPMLVDQLSRTDPGRVDTRVQPIPITSTDEIGEVARAFDQVHREAVRLASEQALLRGNINAIFTNLSRRNQSLIEGQLTLITDLENNEADPDQLESLFRLDHLATRMRRNGENLLVLSGEEPGRRWDQPVPLVDVLRAASSEVEQYERIELSGVPEAEIHGLAVTDLVHLLAELLENATAFSSPQTKVRVTATRLPDGRVMIEIHDKGIGLTAEDFADINHRLANPPTVDAAISQRMGLFVVGRLSDRHGIRVQLRPSGEQAGTTSLVMLPDNITHGGGGELQGQDSEFTVSSIIPEQQVPEVEPLRTAAELGFDDSRYHADAADAGSQLDPVGRSLMREERRAALEAQAHSGQPQQQAGAERPLFRDEVQGGQETYEQSSGYDYPQQQGGYENGTDGAVPHPAYDDQHVAYDPAGAAYDGQQTPGYDQDQTGYDTRQSYDQGAQAYDESYYTTQDGYQDAAYTESGQVGHDARTGGLQEPFATYPERSHQDDWPLRDSYQGEYQDEYAPEAEPAPAADAGEHERVGFDRPGPAASAPPAPSAAHELTDAGLPRRGSAAANGNGAAPVAQRPESPSGESHDGDLRGDAQQDEQQSSAVRSSNDDRWQRAEQLREPKAGGVTSSGLPRRVPKANLVEGTAEQTPQGGPQVSRDPEEVRGRLSNLRRGVQRGRSAGSDTNGQGFSPDSTYNQER from the coding sequence GTGAGGCGAAGCAAGACGAGCCCCGCATCCCCGGACCGGGACACGCGGGGCAACTTCACCCCGCCGCCGCGCGCCGCGGCACCCGCCGCGGACGTGCCCGGCGACGAGCCGCAGGCCGCCTCCGGCGGTCGGATGTCGCCCAGGAACTGGCGCGTGCCGACCCGCCTGAACGCGATCCTCCTCATACCCGTGCTGGTCGGGCTCGTCATGGGCGGCTTCCAGGTGAAGGGCGCCATCGACACCTGGGACGAGGCCCGCGACGCCGAGGCCACCGCCCGCCTGGTGCGCGCCTCCCTCGACTACGGCAACCGCCTCATCGAGGAGCGCGACGTCTCCGCCGCGCCGCTGCTCAAGGGCAAGAAGAACAGCCCGGCCGTGGCCAAGGCCCGCAAGGCCACCGACGCCGCCGCCGTCGCGTTCAACGACGCCACGAAGGACATGCCGGACAAGGAGGGCCTCAAGCGCCGTCTGGACGGCTTCCGCAAGGTGGAGCCGAAGCTGGCGGGCCTGCGCAAGGCCGCGTACACCAGCAAGCTCCCCGGCGTCCAGACCGAAGAGGCCTACGTCGGCATCCAGCACCCGCTGATGGAGTTCGCCAACGAACTGGGCCTCGGCACCGGAAACATCACCTCCTACGGCCGCACCGTCTACGCGGTGTCGCTGGCCAAGGCGGCGCTCTCGCTGCAGCGCTCCATCGGCACCCACATACTCACCAAGCCGGGTCCGACGCAGGCCGACCTGTCCCGGCAGAAGATCGCCTTCTCCTCGTACGCGTACCTGGAGGGCATCGCCATCCAGGAGTACACCGGCGGCGGCACGCCCCAGGACGTGCGCAAGCTCGACGAGGCGAAGAAGAAGCTCACCGCCGCGGGCGAGAAGCAGTCGGAGGAGGCCGCGGCGGCCGCCCGCGCCCAGGGCAAGAAGTACGTGCCGATGCCGAGCGGCGAGAAGTCCGTCGCGCTCATCGCGGGCCTGCCCTCCACCCAGCCGAGCGCCCTGGTCGCGCTCGCGGGCAAGGGCGTCACCGCCCCCGCGCTGTGGAACGCCACCAGCCTGAAGTTCGACGCCTACCGCGCCATCGAGGCGGACCTCGCGGACAAGGCCGTGAGCGAGGCCTCCGACATCGCCGACAACGCCAAGACCGACGCCTTCATCACCGGCGCCGTCGTCGTGGTCGCGCTGCTCGCCGCCTTCGTCCTGGCCGGTCTCATGGCCCGCCAGATGAGCCGCTCGATGCGCAGCCTGCGCACCGCCGCCTTCGGCATCGCCGAGCAGCGCCTGCCGATGCTCGTCGACCAGCTCTCGCGCACCGACCCGGGCCGCGTCGACACCCGCGTGCAGCCCATCCCGATCACCTCCACCGACGAGATCGGCGAGGTCGCCCGCGCCTTCGACCAGGTGCACCGCGAGGCCGTCCGGCTCGCCTCCGAGCAGGCCCTGCTGCGCGGCAATATCAACGCGATCTTCACGAACCTGTCGCGCCGCAACCAGTCGCTGATCGAGGGCCAGCTGACCCTCATCACCGACCTGGAGAACAACGAGGCCGACCCGGACCAGCTGGAGTCCCTCTTCCGCCTGGACCACCTCGCGACCCGCATGCGCCGCAACGGCGAGAACCTCCTGGTCCTCTCCGGCGAGGAGCCCGGCCGCCGCTGGGACCAGCCGGTGCCGCTGGTCGACGTGCTGCGCGCCGCCTCCTCCGAGGTGGAGCAGTACGAGCGCATCGAGCTGTCGGGCGTCCCGGAGGCCGAGATCCACGGCCTGGCCGTGACCGACCTCGTGCACCTGCTCGCCGAGCTCCTGGAGAACGCCACGGCGTTCTCCTCGCCGCAGACCAAGGTCAGGGTCACCGCGACCCGGCTCCCCGACGGCCGCGTGATGATCGAGATCCACGACAAGGGCATCGGCCTGACCGCCGAGGACTTCGCGGACATCAACCACCGCCTGGCCAACCCGCCGACCGTGGACGCCGCGATCTCCCAGCGCATGGGCCTGTTCGTGGTCGGCCGCCTGTCCGACCGGCACGGCATCCGGGTCCAGCTGCGCCCGTCGGGCGAGCAGGCGGGCACCACCTCGCTCGTCATGCTGCCGGACAACATCACCCACGGTGGCGGTGGCGAACTGCAGGGGCAGGACTCCGAGTTCACGGTCTCCTCGATCATCCCGGAGCAGCAGGTCCCCGAGGTCGAGCCGCTGCGCACGGCCGCGGAGCTGGGCTTCGACGACAGCCGCTACCACGCCGACGCGGCCGACGCGGGGAGCCAACTCGACCCCGTGGGCCGCTCGTTGATGCGTGAGGAGCGCCGCGCCGCCCTGGAGGCACAGGCGCACTCGGGCCAGCCCCAGCAGCAGGCCGGCGCCGAGCGCCCGCTGTTCCGCGACGAGGTCCAGGGTGGCCAGGAGACGTACGAGCAGTCGTCCGGCTACGACTACCCGCAGCAGCAGGGCGGGTACGAGAACGGGACGGACGGGGCGGTGCCGCACCCGGCGTACGACGACCAGCACGTCGCGTACGACCCCGCGGGGGCCGCGTACGACGGTCAGCAGACGCCCGGATACGACCAGGACCAGACCGGCTACGACACGCGGCAGAGCTACGACCAGGGCGCGCAGGCGTACGACGAGTCGTACTACACGACCCAGGACGGATATCAGGACGCCGCCTATACGGAGTCGGGCCAGGTCGGTCACGACGCTCGTACGGGCGGTCTCCAGGAGCCCTTCGCCACCTATCCGGAGCGTTCCCACCAGGACGACTGGCCGTTGCGGGACAGCTACCAGGGCGAGTACCAGGACGAGTACGCTCCCGAAGCGGAACCCGCACCGGCGGCTGACGCGGGCGAGCATGAGCGCGTAGGCTTCGACCGTCCGGGACCTGCCGCGTCGGCGCCGCCGGCCCCGTCCGCCGCCCACGAGCTGACCGACGCGGGCCTTCCGCGTCGCGGCAGCGCGGCGGCGAACGGCAACGGCGCCGCCCCCGTCGCGCAGCGCCCAGAGAGCCCGAGCGGCGAGAGCCACGACGGCGACCTGCGGGGCGACGCCCAGCAGGACGAGCAGCAGAGCTCCGCCGTGCGTTCGTCCAACGACGACCGCTGGCAGCGCGCCGAGCAGCTGCGGGAGCCCAAGGCGGGCGGGGTCACCTCGTCCGGCCTCCCGCGGCGGGTGCCCAAGGCCAACCTGGTCGAGGGCACCGCGGAGCAGACCCCGCAGGGCGGCCCCCAGGTCTCCCGCGACCCCGAGGAAGTGCGGGGCAGGCTGAGCAACCTGCGCCGCGGCGTCCAGCGGGGCCGCAGCGCGGGAAGTGACACGAATGGCCAGGGCTTCAGCCCTGATAGCACCTACAACCAGGAGCGTTAG
- a CDS encoding GTP-binding protein produces the protein MDFASSSGGATARSTTSAKIVVAGGFGVGKTTFVGAVSEINPLRTEAVMTSASAGIDDLTHTGDKTTTTVAMDFGRITLDQDLILYLFGTPGQDRFWFMWDDLVRGAIGAVVLVDTRRLADCFPAVDYFENSGLPFVIALNGFDGHQPYTPDEVREALQIGPDTPIITTDARHRADAKSALITLVEHALMARLR, from the coding sequence GTGGACTTCGCAAGCTCTAGCGGCGGAGCAACAGCCCGCTCCACCACCAGCGCGAAAATCGTGGTGGCGGGCGGCTTCGGCGTGGGCAAGACCACGTTCGTCGGGGCGGTCTCTGAGATCAACCCGCTGCGCACCGAGGCCGTCATGACGTCCGCGTCCGCGGGCATCGACGACCTCACCCACACCGGGGACAAGACGACGACCACCGTCGCCATGGACTTCGGTCGCATCACCCTGGACCAGGACCTGATCCTGTACCTGTTCGGCACGCCCGGACAGGACCGGTTCTGGTTCATGTGGGACGACCTGGTCCGTGGCGCCATCGGCGCGGTCGTCCTGGTCGACACGAGGCGGCTCGCCGACTGCTTCCCCGCCGTCGACTACTTCGAGAACTCCGGGCTGCCCTTCGTCATCGCCCTCAACGGCTTCGACGGCCACCAGCCGTACACCCCCGACGAGGTCCGCGAGGCCCTGCAGATCGGCCCGGACACCCCGATCATCACCACCGACGCCCGCCACCGCGCGGACGCGAAGAGCGCGTTGATCACCCTGGTCGAGCACGCGCTGATGGCCCGCCTGCGGTAG
- a CDS encoding DUF742 domain-containing protein, translating to MVPSTVSEEEYVAATPPDGSSSANWPSGRGQGQGDGSQNRYNFPSAPSHRRQAPYRQPGPQAPGPSPYDQPYAPRIQPVQPQRRSSEPAPAPAASNPLVRPYAMTGGRTRPRYQLAIEALVHTTAQPHQLQGQLPEHQRICNLCREIKSVAEISALLSIPLGVARILVADLAEAGLVAIHQPGGDETAGGQPDVTLLERVLSGLRKL from the coding sequence ATGGTGCCGAGCACAGTTTCGGAGGAGGAGTACGTGGCTGCAACACCCCCAGACGGTTCGTCTTCGGCCAACTGGCCTTCCGGCCGCGGCCAGGGCCAGGGTGACGGTTCGCAGAACCGGTACAACTTCCCCTCCGCGCCCAGTCACCGCCGCCAGGCGCCGTACCGGCAGCCGGGCCCCCAGGCGCCCGGCCCCAGCCCGTACGACCAGCCGTACGCACCCCGGATCCAGCCGGTGCAGCCGCAGCGCCGCTCCTCGGAGCCGGCGCCCGCACCGGCCGCGTCCAACCCCCTGGTGCGCCCGTACGCCATGACGGGCGGCCGCACCAGGCCGCGCTACCAGCTCGCCATCGAGGCGCTGGTGCACACCACCGCACAACCGCATCAGCTGCAGGGGCAGTTGCCGGAACACCAGCGCATCTGCAACCTGTGCCGCGAGATCAAATCGGTGGCCGAGATCTCGGCCCTGCTCTCCATCCCCCTCGGCGTTGCCCGGATCCTCGTCGCCGACCTGGCGGAGGCCGGTCTTGTCGCCATCCATCAGCCCGGCGGCGACGAGACCGCCGGCGGTCAGCCAGACGTGACACTGCTCGAAAGGGTGCTCAGTGGACTTCGCAAGCTCTAG